The Stomoxys calcitrans chromosome 3, idStoCalc2.1, whole genome shotgun sequence genome includes a region encoding these proteins:
- the LOC131996069 gene encoding uncharacterized protein K02A2.6-like yields the protein MPPKMDDANVTLNSGQMTVFQTTNVNEFNPNVESWEVWKERLEIHFCEIGCTEDNIKKSILLKSIGAVPYKVLHSLCSPDSPVRKTYDELCVILDTQYTPPTIVFSERKKFHVAVKNDGESVAEWYARVKTLALNCKFGAHLDAFILNQFVMGLPNFMFERLCEEDETLTVQSALRKAMILETKNMAKVAERDQSSVNFVNRSKPSRKNGGGGNSGNSYGGNISGGGSSGGSGSRGSGSRGNFGGSRDNNGDGERKSSCSHCGWRNHSSQSCKYKNSKCHSCGKIGHLASVCYNKKRSVNYVSNDTSEDYVDNDVFNYSIFSVAERGSSDVYSLPVIIDGVKLNAVCDTGAPCTLLPLSFYENNDVKKVLRPCHVPYVDYSGDKLKLVGEYDASITFEGKTKSVVVVVVESSNPPLLGRSFLRAFNFELLQVNNVICPNLNSVIEQLRMEFSEVFEEKLGEYNINAVSLRVAENATPVFCKPRPVPLAWKDKIEAKLRDLIATGVLEPVDNSDWGTPLVPILKPNGDFRICGDYKVTINKFLEDFKYPLPRIEEIFASLEGGELFTKLDLSNAYNQLVLDEDSQLLCAWSTHIGTLKVKRLPFGVKTAAAIFQKTMENLFRGIPYVVVYQDDITVTGKNMQEHISTLRLVLQKLQSSGLKLNLKKSEFFKSKISYLGFNIDKNGLSKNNDRISSLISAPIPTNVSELRAFVGMANYYSRFIENFAQIMSHFYHLLGKGVPFVWSDDCQQAYDLIKKFVTSDRVLVHFNPELPIILTTDASNSAVAGILSHQFSDGLKPIAFVSRALSKSEKNYSTLEKEALAIVFCVTKLKQYLLGNTFVLRTDHRPLLAIFGANKGLPMMASARMQRWALILSGFNYTVEHVKGVQNEADAISRMPQRNFESNNIEYSYINFIENEENFNLNFKTVSRETRRDTVLSKVVECIASGTLHNLKEDLYTPYREKDTQLSVENDCVLWGYRIVIPEKLRSAILTELHRSHLGIVKTKALARSYIWWPGLDKDIEGLIRNCIHCQKLQSSPEKSSLIPWVPDGSVWSRIHIDYAGLIKNFHFFIIIDVFSKFVEVFKTKDLTTAFTCLNMS from the coding sequence ATGCCGCCAAAAATGGATGATGCAAATGTGACTCTAAATAGTGGTCAAATGACGGTGTTCCAAACAACGAATGTGAACGAGTTCAACCCTAATGTGGAATCTTGGGAAGTGTGGAAAGAGCGCCTTGAAATCCATTTCTGTGAAATTGGTTGCACAGAGGacaacataaaaaaatcgattttgttGAAGTCGATTGGTGCAGTGCCGTATAAAGTGCTACATAGTTTATGCAGCCCTGATTCCCCTGTTCGTAAGACGTATGATGAGCTGTGTGTGATATTGGACACACAATATACTCCACCAACGATAGTTTTTAGTGAGCGGAAGAAGTTTCATGTGGCAGTTAAGAATGATGGCGAGTCTGTTGCTGAGTGGTATGCTCGTGTGAAGACCCTAGCACTTAATTGCAAATTTGGAGCCCATTTAGATGCATTCATCTTAAACCAATTTGTAATGggtttgccaaattttatgttCGAGAGGCTATGTGAGGAAGATGAAACTCTAACGGTGCAAAGTGCGTTGAGAAAAGCTATGATATTGGAAACAAAAAACATGGCGAAAGTAGCAGAAAGGGATCAAAGTTCAGTAAACTTTGTTAACAGATCGAAGCCTTCGAGAAAAAATGGCGGTGGTGGTAACAGCGGCAATAGTTATGGCGGTAACATAAGTGGTGGTGGCAGCAGCGGTGGTAGCGGTAGCAGAGGCAGTGGCAGCAGAGGAAATTTTGGTGGCAGCAGAGACAATAACGGCGACGGTGAAAGAAAATCATCGTGCTCTCATTGTGGTTGGCGTAACCATAGCTCGCAGTCTTGTAAATACAAGAACAGCAAGTGTCATTCCTGTGGAAAAATTGGCCATTTGGCATCTGTTTGCTACAATAAAAAGAGAAGTGTTAATTACGTTTCTAATGACACTAGTGAAGATTATGTTGATAATGATGTTTTCAATTATTCTATTTTTAGTGTGGCTGAGCGAGGTTCTAGTGACGTGTATTCCCTTCCAGTAATAATTGATGGTGTCAAATTGAATGCTGTGTGTGATACAGGTGCGCCATGTACATTGTTGCCTTTGTCGTTTTATGAAAACAACGATGTTAAGAAGGTTCTTCGTCCATGCCATGTACCATATGTGGATTATAGCGGAGACAAATTGAAGCTGGTTGGTGAATATGATGCCTCAATTACTTTTGAAGGTAAAACTAAatctgtagttgttgttgttgttgagtcATCGAATCCCCCATTACTTGGACGTTCGTTTTTACGTGCTTTCAACTTTGAATTGCTGCAAGTGAACAATGTAATTTGCCCAAATTTAAATTCCGTGATCGAGCAGTTGAGAATGGAATTTTCTGAGGTTTTTGAGGAAAAATTGGGTGAATATAATATCAATGCTGTTTCACTGAGGGTTGCTGAAAATGCAACACCTGTATTTTGTAAACCAAGGCCTGTCCCTTTGGCTTGGAAAGACAAGATTGAGGCGAAATTACGCGATTTAATTGCGACTGGTGTGTTGGAACCAGTAGATAACTCCGATTGGGGTACACCTTTAGTACCAATTTTGAAACCAAATGGCGATTTTCGCATTTGTGGAGACTATAAAGTCACAATTAATAAGTTTTTGGAGGATTTCAAGTATCCTTTGCCTCGGattgaagaaatttttgctTCTTTGGAGGGTGGTGAACTTTTCACTAAACTTGATTTGTCGAATGCCTACAATCAACTTGTTCTTGATGAGGATTCCCAACTGTTGTGTGCGTGGAGTACGCACATTGGAACTTTAAAAGTAAAACGTTTACCTTTTGGTGTTAAGACAGCAGCagctatttttcaaaaaactatgGAAAATCTATTCAGAGGAATTCCATATGTTGTAGTATATCAAGATGATATTACAGTCACTGGTAAAAATATGCAGGAACACATAAGTACGTTGCGTTTGGTTCTACAAAAATTACAAAGTTCTGGATTAAAACTGAATTTAAAGAAGTCTGAATTTTTCAAATCCAAAATATCGTATTTGGGTTTTAATATTGATAAAAATGGACTTAGCAAAAATAATGATCGAATTTCGAGCTTAATTTCTGCCCCGATTCCTACAAATGTTTCGGAATTAAGAGCTTTCGTTGGTATGGCGAACTATTATTCCAGATTTATTGAGAATTTTGCGCAAATCATGTCTCATTTTTACCACTTGTTGGGTAAGGGCGTTCCGTTTGTCTGGTCGGATGATTGTCAGCAGGCGTATGATTTGATTAAAAAGTTTGTAACTTCAGATCGGGTTCTGGTCCATTTCAACCCTGAATTACCAATAATATTAACAACGGATGCTTCGAATAGTGCAGTAGCAGGAATTTTGTCTCACCAATTTTCGGATGGTCTCAAGCCCATTGCTTTTGTTTCAAGAGCATTATCAAAAAGTGAGAAAAATTATAGTACGCTTGAAAAAGAGGCGTTGGCGATTGTGTTTTGTGTAACAAAACTCAAACAGTATTTACTTGGAAATACTTTTGTACTAAGAACGGACCATCGTCCGTTACTTGCAATTTTTGGTGCAAATAAAGGTTTGCCTATGATGGCCTCAGCACGTATGCAACGCTGGGCACTGATTTTATCCGGTTTTAATTACACCGTTGAACATGTTAAGGGAGTGCAAAATGAAGCTGATGCTATTTCTAGAATGCCCCAAAGAAATTTTGAGAGCAATAATATTGAATATTCCtatataaatttcatagaaaatgagGAAAATTTCAACTTGAATTTCAAGACTGTATCTCGTGAAACGAGACGTGACACTGTTTTGTCAAAAGTAGTAGAATGTATTGCAAGTGGAACCCTGCACAATTTAAAAGAAGATTTGTATACGCCATATCGTGAAAAAGATACACAACTTTCTGTCGAAAATGATTGCGTTCTGTGGGGATACAGAATCGTAATTCCAGAGAAACTGAGATCTGCAATCTTAACAGAATTACATCGTTCCCATTTGGGAATTGTAAAAACAAAGGCTTTGGCTAGATCGTATATATGGTGGCCTGGTCTTGATAAAGATATCGAAGGTTTAATCAGGAATTGTATTCATTGTCAAAAATTGCAATCCAGCCCGGAAAAGAGCAGCCTAATTCCATGGGTGCCTGATGGTTCTGTGTGGAGCAGAATACACATTGATTATGCTGGCctgattaaaaattttcatttcttcaTTATCATCgatgttttttcaaaattcgtcgAAGTATTTAAAACCAAAGATTTAACAACTGCTTTTACATGTCTAAACATGTCTTGA
- the LOC106085011 gene encoding BTB/POZ domain-containing protein 6-A has translation MKNFRRSDAMQKLFTSGLMSDCKFVVGPDNETAETIYGHKVFFVLVSPVFEEMFNGNFKESAKDAEIRIHDVEPRHFKNFCYMIYHNDDTIFRTLLVEDVVEIYMLSHKYLATAITACCIDYLEAQLPTMSVEDVIFMFQFTSRMKERALEKCVHSRIKLVELKNNQKLMELDSNDFYRLIVVLQEAKKTLELFSIIEFYFKNFSLERTLKFDQPPSKNDKEVDSQLPSNMSSAETLLKKCLKCLNFANVAATEFKSGPGKSSILSFEQKYFIFSHLGFGGNVVLE, from the exons ACGTTCTGACGCAATGCAAAAATTATTTACTTCCGGTTTAATGTCCGATTGTAAATTCGTCGTGGGTCCGGATAATGAAACTGCTGAAACCATATATGGCCATAAGGTGTTTTTTGTCCTAGTCTCCCCTGTGTTTGAAGAAATGTTTAATGGTAACTTTAAAGAATCTGCAAAGGATGCAGAAATTCGCATACACGATGTCGAACCAcgacattttaaaaatttttgttacatGATTTACCATAACGACGATACTATTTTTCGAACATTATTGGTGGAGGATGTTGTGGAAATCTACATGTTGAGCCACAAATACTTGGCCACTGCCATAACAGCATGTTGCATTGATTATTTGGAAGCACAATTGCCAACAATGTCCGTAGAGGATGTTATATTCATGTTTCAGTTTACTTCGAGAATGAAGGAAAGAGCTTTAGAGAAATGCGTGCATTCA AGAATTAAACTTGTGGAATTGAAAAATAACCAAAAGTTAATGGAGTTGGATAGCAATGATTTCTATAGATTAATTGTCGTTCTACAAGAAGCCAAGAAAACATTGGAACTATTCTCTAttatagaattttattttaaaaacttcAGTTTAGAACGAACGCTTAAATTTGATCAACCCCCAAGTAAAAACGATAAAGAAGTGGATTCACAATTGCCTAGTAATATGTCCAGCGCTGAAACTCTTCTCAAGAAATGTCTGAAGTGTCTCAACTTCGCAAACGTGGCGGCAACAGAATTTAAAAGTGGTCCtggaaaatcttcaattcttAGCTTTGAGCAAAAGTACTTCATTTTTTCTCATTTGGGATTTGGCGGTAATGTTGTATTGGAATAA